The Deltaproteobacteria bacterium DNA window AACCACCCAGCAGCTTCGCCTGCATCAAAAGAAACTTTTCGGTCCTTTCCTTCGGTGCCTCGGCCGCCTCCAGTTTTTTTTCCTGTGAAAGCCTGGTGTCAATGGTGTTTTCGAGATACAAGATCCGTTCTGGAATCCCGGGGTGGGTGAGCAGATAGGGGGGTGGCCGGCCTCCGGACTGCCAGCTCATCTTATTCATTTTCTTGAAGATGTCCACCATATCGATGCCGGGATAGCCAGCAGCCTCCAGATAGCGGAGACCTTTGCGATCTGCTTCTTCCTCATCCTGGCGACTGTTGGCTAGTTCGAAAGAGGTGGCGGCAGCTAGAGAACCGCGGGTAATGGCCTGACTGGCTACTGGTGATTTGCCGAGAAAGATACCAGCGAGCATGCCCCCCAAGACCGCAATGTTGAGCTTCTGCATGCGCGCCATCCGTTCAGCAATATGACGGGACTGGACATGGCCTATCTCATGGCTGAGCACTGCCGCCAGTTCACCTTCGTTGTCCATGAGCTGCAGAAGACCGCTATTGATAAAGATGTGGCCTGCTGGTGCGGCAAAGGCATTGAGTGCGCTGCTGTCGATAACGTAGAAATGAAAGGGAAAGAAAGTATGGTCCAGTTTGTCTACGATCCGCTGACCAACTTCGTTCACATAGTCCACAACTTCGGGATCTTCAATGAAGCGAAAGTGGCTGAAGACTGCCTTCATGAATTTTTGGCCCATTTGCCGCTCTCTCTCGATGGTGAGCTCGGCCAGCGACTGACAGGGAGAAATCAGTACAAGCAAGAGAGCCGTCATGAGAGCGGTGACAATCTTGAAACATGGCCTTGTTGTCTTGTTCATGTCATTCACTCGGTTAGATCATTAGCAGATGATATTTCATATTTTAGCTCCAACCAGGGCGCTGTGTCCAGCAGTAAGCTCTCTGGCGAGGCTCCTATGTGTGGCCGTCAGAGTTCTTTTTGCCGCCAGTGGTTTTGACCTCCACCCTTGGAGCCTCCCGCCACAATCCTTCCAGATCGTAAAGGCT harbors:
- a CDS encoding M48 family metalloprotease; its protein translation is MNKTTRPCFKIVTALMTALLLVLISPCQSLAELTIERERQMGQKFMKAVFSHFRFIEDPEVVDYVNEVGQRIVDKLDHTFFPFHFYVIDSSALNAFAAPAGHIFINSGLLQLMDNEGELAAVLSHEIGHVQSRHIAERMARMQKLNIAVLGGMLAGIFLGKSPVASQAITRGSLAAATSFELANSRQDEEEADRKGLRYLEAAGYPGIDMVDIFKKMNKMSWQSGGRPPPYLLTHPGIPERILYLENTIDTRLSQEKKLEAAEAPKERTEKFLLMQAKLLGGYADPAQAAARLRQWEQHPRTRAMALYAEGLLLRREDRLKEATRYFKQAVSLRPDLAPFLIELGRTYLLMGELDKAQSTLQSAMTFNAQNPTVLYMLGRVFLEKDEVSQACQYLSQAANLDNRLPSIHYYLGLAFGKLNQLADAHYNFGIYYQRQHSWKNAAFHYNEALRYSKNPERQHAIREALKQIKDEIGSQEQQQRG